GTGAAAATGAGGAGATTGCTCATGGATACCGTTGCCTGTATTGGAGATAGTATTACCTATGGTCGAGTGGGTGCAAGCTACTTCGAGATGCTGAAAAGCGAATTTGGGGGAAAGTTTAGGTTTTTAAATAGTGGAGTGAATGGAAACCTCTCTTATGATGTTCTCAAGAGAATCGAGAATGTGACCAGCATGAAGCCAGATATTGCTATTCTCCTGGTAGGAACAAATGACGTGTGGGCGACCTACTCAGAAAAGACCATGAAAGCCTATATCAGAAAAAACAGACTACCCGAGAGACCTTCAAGAGAGAGCTACGCCAGAAACCTCGCTGAGATCCTCCAAAGGCTCAAGACCTCTTCCATTGCTCATATAGGCGTAATGTCGTTACCTTTGATCACAGAAGATTCCGAACATGTCCTCTTCAAGAGAAGCGTTGAGTATTCTGAACTGATCAAGAAGATAACCTCACAGATGGACTTGTGCTATATGGATCTCAACGAACGTCAGCGCGATTACCTGAAAGAGGCAGACAAAAGACCATCGTCAGGGCGGGAAATCTCCTGGGAATTCACATTGAAAATGATATTCAAACACATCTTGTTTAGAAAGAGCTGGGACGCTCTCTCGCAGGAAAATAGATTTCTATTGACGGTAGATCATGTTCATCAAAATACCGCGGGAGCAACCCTGATCAAAGATTGCGCCTCGGAGTTCTTGAGGAAGCTTTCGCTTCCAGATAGCTGATTCCTTCAGTGCTCACACTTGGAACAAAGGACGGCTCTTCACAGCGATCAGCGGTTCTTCGTTCTTAAGCGTACAGAGGCTCCCAGTACGAGATCCCGTACAGAACCACTACGGGATGACTGAGGGAGAGCAGAGATGATGTCTCTGTTTAGCAGCGATCAGCGGGTCTTCGTTCTTAAGCGTACAGTGGATCTTCAGGAGCCAGTCTGCTAACGCGGGCCAGTCGCACTTCGTTGGGCAAACAAAGACCATTGAGAAAGAGCGTGTGGAGAGGTTCGCTACGCTCACGAGAGAAGAGAGAGAGAAGAAACCAGTCAGATTGGAATGAAGCTTAAACAAGCATCTCTTTGATCTGACCTTGACCAATAACGAAGAAAGGATCCTTGCTCTGAAACAAAGAACAATGTTTTTCTCTTTGACGGCTGCTGCTCGGTCGGTGGACGGTGGACAGTTGACTGGCAACGTTGTTTTCATCAGCAATCAGCCGGTTCATGCTCATTGGGAAGGCTATGCGGGATGATGAAGTAAGGAGTTGGCACAAGTCGCTGGGGACAAAAGTCTTCTCTTGTTTCAGGTTATTCGCCTTCTTCAAGTCATTCTGAGATGATCCTGCTCAGAATCTCAACGCGTAAAAAGGGTCCTCAGGAGTATCTAAGAGACAGTCTCGCCTTCGGCGAGGCCAGTTCCGCTTCGCGGGCAGAAGAGAGAATGTATCGAGAAAGAGTATGTCGAGACTCCCGCTCCACTCGCGAGAAGACGAGAATTGAAAATCATTGACCGTCGACGGTCCACATCGACCGGGGCTCTTTGCTTTTTCAAAACACCCGACCGAGAAAATTCTATCACATCTTCTGAACAGACAATTTTGCTCTTTATTAGTCTGTATGACTGTTATGGGATTCTGGTTCATTCGATTTACACCTCATATAAGGATCATTGCAGATTCGCAGCCTCGAAAATCGAGCTTTATCAAAAGCCTTTCCTATAACATACCGCAAGGTTTTTCGAAATTCATTAAGGCGTTAATCGCTTGCGAGGAAAAGTCTATGCATACATCCAGCTATTGTGATAATATATCTTATAGATATATATCTTTTAGATATTAGAGGTGAAGAGATGGCCCGTTCTAACAAGACCAAATATCCCATTCTTGGCATTCTCAGTCAGGAAGACCTCTCGGGATATGAAATCAAGAAGCGGATAGAAGAAAGGCTTAGTTTCTACTGGAACGAGAGTTTCGGCCAGATCTATCCCACACTGAAAGAACTGCGGAGAGAAGGGTTGCTTGGGAGCGAACGAGTTGCTCAAGAGGGAAAGCCGGACAAGACTGTATACAAGATCACCGAAAAGGGGATGGCAATCCTTCGAGAGTGGCTTGAAGAACCGGTCGAGACCGAGAGACTGAGATCTGAATTGTTGCTCAAGCTATCATTCGGGAATCATACATCAACGGAGACTATCAAGAGACACGTCGATGATTTTAGAGAGAGTCTGAAAAAAAAGCTGAAACTCATGGAAATATTTGAACGAAATCTGAGAGAGGTCTTGGAAGATCATCCCGACCACCCTTATCAGCTGGTAACCGTGTTGTTTGGAAAGAAGACGTATCAGGCATGGATAGACTGGTGCGAAGAAGCGCTCGCACTACTCGGCAATTCATGAATCGAAGGCGAGGTGAAAAACAATGATCAAGAAGAGACAACGAGTTCGCAAAACCGTCTTGCTAATTTCGATGATTCTGTTTCCAATAACGCTCAATTATTTCTCGCCCTATCTAATAATTCTGGGTGCCTCAAGAGGTATCGTTGCAGGAAGCATGATAACTTTCGCAACGCTGTTTCTTTCTTCTCTCTTTCTGGGAAGGCTCTTTTGCGGATGGATATGTCCTGCCGGCGCTATTCAGGAGATCGCTTTCATGGTTAACGGCAAAAGGCCAAATATCGGGAGGCTCGACTGGATCAAGTACCTGATAGTATGGTCCCCCTGGATCACAATAATAATATTCCTTTTCGTAAAAGCGGGAGGAGTAAAGAAGATAGACCCATTCTTTATGATGGAGACTGGGATTTCCGTAGCAGAACCGGCAAACTATATGATCTACCTAACGGTGGTCGGAGCTTTTCTTATGATGTCTCTGCTCGCAGGGAAAAGAGCTGGATGCCACGCTTTTTGCTGGATAGCTCCATTCATGGTCATTGGAAGGAAGATCAGGAATGCTGCCGACTATCCTGCCCTTCGACTGAAGAGCGACAAAAAAGTGCGTAAGTTGCGGGGCATGCACAAAAGCGTGTCCAATGAGTCTTGATGTCCAAAAAATGGTAGAAGTGAACAAAATGGGGAACAGCGAGTGCATCTTATGCGGCGAATGCATTGATGCTTGTCCTAACAGTGTGATTCGCTTTTCCTATTCTAAAGGATAGCTTGAATCTGTCTTTCTGATAGTCTAAAGAATTCAGAGTGACTGAAGTTGCGAATAGTGCAACTCAAATCAAGAATTCGGCCCTCGTTTCAGATATATTTGTCTCAGGAGGGGATCGCTGTGTACGAATGGCACGAAAACGTTCAGCAGATCATAGAGCTAATCGAGCGAAATCTAGAAGATGGGCCGACTCTCTCGGAAGTGAGCGAGAACCTTTTCTACTCGCCATTCTACTGTACAAAGAAGTTCCATGCTCTTACCGGGATTAGGCTGAGAGATTACGTCCGGCTTCGAAGGATCTGCAAGGCCGCGCTGGAGCTTCGAGACACAGAGAAGTCTATCGCCGAGATAGGTATCGACAACGGTTTTTCCTCGCAGGCGGCTTTCAGCAGATCGTTCAAGAAAGCATATTCTATTTCACCGAAAGAGTTCAGAATGTCCCCAAAGCCTATTCCCCTCCTGCTGAAAAGGATCGTCTACGACCCCCACTTTCTGGGCATCAAAAGGAGGTGCAGCTTGAGCGAAAAGGAAATGGAAAGGATTGAAGTGAAGATCGAAAGACTTCCCACACACAAGTTCATCGGAATCAGGAACATCAA
This window of the Mesotoga infera genome carries:
- a CDS encoding helix-turn-helix domain-containing protein, with amino-acid sequence MYEWHENVQQIIELIERNLEDGPTLSEVSENLFYSPFYCTKKFHALTGIRLRDYVRLRRICKAALELRDTEKSIAEIGIDNGFSSQAAFSRSFKKAYSISPKEFRMSPKPIPLLLKRIVYDPHFLGIKRRCSLSEKEMERIEVKIERLPTHKFIGIRNINAKGYFHFWELQEGIPGQDCHTVTGLLESIHSLHGQIGGWYFEGEKRGYLYGIEVPLDYSGEVPEGMECTVVPESEYVVFYYPPYNYEENNTAVMSTVNELAWNWNPEDSGYEWNTNNPIYQRSDPEDYGYAIYRPVKPLKK
- a CDS encoding PadR family transcriptional regulator; the protein is MARSNKTKYPILGILSQEDLSGYEIKKRIEERLSFYWNESFGQIYPTLKELRREGLLGSERVAQEGKPDKTVYKITEKGMAILREWLEEPVETERLRSELLLKLSFGNHTSTETIKRHVDDFRESLKKKLKLMEIFERNLREVLEDHPDHPYQLVTVLFGKKTYQAWIDWCEEALALLGNS
- a CDS encoding lysophospholipase, encoding MDTVACIGDSITYGRVGASYFEMLKSEFGGKFRFLNSGVNGNLSYDVLKRIENVTSMKPDIAILLVGTNDVWATYSEKTMKAYIRKNRLPERPSRESYARNLAEILQRLKTSSIAHIGVMSLPLITEDSEHVLFKRSVEYSELIKKITSQMDLCYMDLNERQRDYLKEADKRPSSGREISWEFTLKMIFKHILFRKSWDALSQENRFLLTVDHVHQNTAGATLIKDCASEFLRKLSLPDS